A single window of Malus sylvestris chromosome 5, drMalSylv7.2, whole genome shotgun sequence DNA harbors:
- the LOC126621955 gene encoding uncharacterized protein LOC126621955: protein MAVLRNRGGGNSGENGGATVETESAGASGYEQFRDQRIRENKERLQKLGILDLALKLKTEAAAPKRPHRPKTHSPLPGSGSPRRSSRLKSVAPVDYVQKKRPMKKDENPKSPKRSVEIFIKEGSRPEIYTEEHEKLLGDCVESWELGVDGYGEDGRRIYDPVKGEFCHQCRHKTLGHHTQCWKCDWVQGQFCGDCLYMRYGENVMEASENPDWTCPVCRGICNCNCCRQVKGWEPTGNVYRKVVKLGYKSVAHYLIQSRHPSTNTETTGEEVLAEGSTPSAESFSHDESSGIGSGSDTSKHVGDNDVGNADAVAADVAVDSEAKKKLRRSTRLSGN from the exons ATGGCGGTTCTGAGAAATCGAGGCGGAGGAAACTCCGGAGAGAACGGCGGAGCAACCGTAGAGACTGAAAGCGCAGGTGCTTCAGGGTACGAGCAGTTCAGGGACCAAAGGATCAGAGAAAACAAGGAGAGATTGCAAAAGCTGGGCATTTTGGACCTTGCCCTGAAGCTCAAGACCGAAGCTGCCGCCCCAAAACGTCCCCACCGGCCTAAAACCCACAGCCCACTTCCTGGTTCCGGATCCCCCAGGCGCTCTTCTAG GTTGAAGAGCGTGGCTCCAGTAGATTATGTGCAAAAGAAGAGGCCTATGAAGAAAGACGAGAACCCAAAGAGCCCAAAGAGGAGTGTTGAAATTTTTATAAAGGAAGGTTCAAGGCCAGAGATCTATACAGAGGAGCATGAGAAGCTGTTAGGGGATTGCGTTGAAAGCTGGGAGTTGGGTGTTGATGGCTATGGGGAAGATGGGAGGCGCATTTACGATCCGGTTAAGGGAGAATTTTGCCACCAATGCAG GCATAAAACTCTTGGTCATCATACACAGTGCTGGAAATGTGACTGGGTCCAAGGGCAGTTTTGTGGAGATTGCTTATACATGAG ATATGGAGAGAATGTTATGGAAGCCAGCGAAAATCCTGATTGGACATGTCCTGTTTGTCGGGGCATCTGTAACTGCAATTGCTGCCGTCAAGTGAAGGGGTGGGAACCCACTGGTAATGTGTATAGAAAG GTCGTAAAATTGGGTTACAAATCTGTGGCACATTATCTCATTCAAAGCCGCCATCCCTCAACAAACACAGAAACCACAGGTGAAGAGGTTCTTGCAGAGGGATCAACTCCTTCAGCAGAGAGCTTTTCACATGATGAATCTTCAGGAATTGGCAGTGGCTCTGATACTAGCAAGCATGTTGGTGACAACGATGTGGGTAATGCAGATGCTGTTGCTGCTGATGTTGCTGTTGACAGTGAGGCAAAGAAAAAGCTGAGAAGGAGTACAAGGCTGAGTGGGAATTAA